A region of Lycium barbarum isolate Lr01 chromosome 3, ASM1917538v2, whole genome shotgun sequence DNA encodes the following proteins:
- the LOC132633655 gene encoding serine/threonine-protein kinase STY13-like produces MAKPRIRAEIDLKRMDEQLERQLDRMFSDHKGCEESKKVEVITNKEEWKLDPNKKLKVNNLIGQGAYGSVYKGLYDGKEVAVKILDMSNEKRRAVVTKAFTQEVSIWYKLDHPNIAKIIGASKRLPQVKPKRLVTPRNSDARNHSLRKQSFGYAEGYCIVVEYVSGGTLTSHLLKHSIKRLPLNSVIQLALDVARGLSYLHSKKIVHRDVKSWNLLVDKKGRVKIIDFGVSRVEASCPIDMTAQTGTVGYMAPEVLAGLPYDHKCDVYSYGICLWEIYCCSIAYPSQITLSQTSQTIYKSRRPEIPNSCPSGLANIMKQCWDANPKKRPEMQEVVLMLEAIDTSEAAPNESRGCFCLTRQKGL; encoded by the coding sequence ATGGCGAAACCAAGAATTAGAGCAGAGATTGATTTGAAAAGAATGGATGAGCAGCTTGAGAGACAGTTAGATCGAATGTTTAGCGATCATAAGGGTTGTGAAGAATCGAAGAAAGTCGAAGTCATCACCAACAAAGAAGAATGGAAATTGGATCCTAACAAGAAACTAAAAGTCAACAATCTTATTGGACAAGGAGCATACGGATCAGTTTACAAAGGTCTTTATGATGGAAAAGAAGTTGCAGTTAAAATACTTGATATGAGCAATGAAAAAAGAAGAGCTGTAGTAACAAAGGCTTTTACGCAAGAAGTTTCTATATGGTACAAGCTAGATCATCCAAACATCGCAAAGATAATTGGAGCTTCAAAGAGGTTGCCCCAAGTTAAACCTAAACGCTTGGTGACTCCACGGAATTCTGATGCGAGAAATCATTCATTGAGAAAACAATCATTTGGCTATGCTGAAGGATATTGCATCGTGGTTGAATATGTCTCAGGAGGCACTCTTACATCACATCTCTTAAAACACAGTATCAAAAGGTTGCCACTGAATTCTGTAATTCAACTAGCATTAGATGTTGCAAGAGGGTTGAGTTACCTTCACTCTAAGAAAATAGTTCATAGAGATGTAAAGAGTTGGAATTTACTTGTGGACAAGAAAGGAAGAGTGAAAATAATAGACTTTGGAGTTTCTAGAGTTGAGGCTTCGTGTCCTATTGACATGACTGCCCAAACTGGTACCGTGGGGTACATGGCTCCTGAGGTTCTTGCTGGTCTACCATATGATCATAAATGTGACGTCTATAGTTATGGAATTTGTTTGTGGGAGATATATTGTTGTTCAATTGCGTATCCTAGCCAAATTACTCTTTCTCAGACATCTCAAACAATCTACAAGAGTCGAAGGCCAGAAATACCAAACTCTTGCCCAAGTGGCCTGGCCAATATAATGAAGCAATGTTGGGATGCAAACCCAAAAAAGAGGCCAGAAATGCAAGAAGTGGTGCTGATGTTGGAAGCCATCGACACATCTGAAGCTGCACCAAATGAGTCTCGAGGTTGTTTTTGCTTGACAAGACAAAAAGGATTATAA
- the LOC132629920 gene encoding AT-hook motif nuclear-localized protein 1-like, producing the protein MMEMEDKESTESGSLGVNSEYDSPPPPQPQQPPPVAPQATTNGVGGILPPPQVMNMNMNMNIATEGVVIGGNGSEKKKRGRPRKYDADGNLTPQYIKAAAAAAASKAAAAAAAGGVNSPPGGGGVATAFTITSPPNSGGGGGGYSSSNTTTTTTTTKRGRGRPAAGAGNLQLIASLGELFAHTAGGDFMPHVFTVHTGEDVAGKIYSFMQKGSRGICVLSANGAVSNVTIRQPGSSGGLLTYEGRFEILALTGSYTVSENGGMKTRSGGLSVSLAGPDGRVIGGGIAGSLTAASPIQMVVGSFMPNAFKTQTKRKHHQIEPRMPPVIHSSSPDPVSMVRPVSQAPPVSNMTMTQTSQIPIHNHHGEANNSTSNKDMPNSTSTDTSDCNGSEPTFEQRPYPDINLSIPME; encoded by the exons atgatggaaatggaagaCAAAGAGAGTACAGAATCAGGTTCACTTGGTGTTAACTCAGAATATgactcaccaccaccaccacaaccacaacaaccacCACCAGTAGCACCACAAGCAACAACAAATGGGGTTGGTGGGATATTACCACCACCCCAAGTGATGAATATgaacatgaatatgaatatagCAACTGAAGGGGTTGTTATTGGGGGTAATGGTAGTGAAAAAAAGAAGAGAGGGAGACCAAGAAAGTATGATGCTGATGGTAATTTAACACCACAATATATTaaggctgctgctgctgctgctgcctctaaagcagcagcagcagctgctgctgGAGGAGTGAATTCACCACCTGGTGGTGGTGGAGTGGCTACAGCTTTTACTATAACGTCACCACCTAATtcaggtggtggtggtggtggttatAGTTCATctaatactactactactactactactactaaaaGAGGACGTGGTAGACCTGCTGCTGGTGCTGGTAACTTGCAATTAATTGCTTCTTTGG GTGAACTATTTGCACATACAGCTGGTGGAGATTTTATGCCACATGTTTTTACTGTTCATACTGGAGAG GATGTGGCAGGGAAAATTTATTCTTTTATGCAGAAGGGTTCAAGAGGGATCTGTGTTTTGTCTGCAAATGGAGCTGTTTCTAATGTTACCATTCGTCAGCCTGGTTCTTCTGGTGGTCTTTTGACATATGAG GGCCGCTTTGAGATCTTAGCATTAACTGGATCATACACTGTTTCTGAAAATGGCGGCATGAAAACTAGGTCTGGTGGATTAAGTGTTTCATTGGCTGGCCCAGATGGGCGTGTTATCGGTGGTGGTATTGCTGGTTCGCTAACGGCTGCAAGCCCCATCCAA ATGGTGGTCGGAAGTTTCATGCCAAATGCTTTTAAAACACAAACTAAAAGGAAACATCATCAGATCGAACCAAGAATGCCACCTGTCATCCACAGCTCTTCTCCGGATCCCGTTTCAATGGTAAGACCTGTATCACAAGCACCACCGGTTAGCAATATGACTATGACTCAGACATCTCAAATACCAATCCATAACCACCACGGGGAAGCCAATAACAGCACAAGCAACAAAGATATGCCGAATTCCACTTCTACCGACACTTCTGACTGTAACGGATCGGAACCAACGTTCGAGCAGAGACCATATCCCGATATTAACTTGTCTATACCTATGGAGTAA